One Faecalispora anaeroviscerum genomic window carries:
- the ppdK gene encoding pyruvate, phosphate dikinase has product MSHKYVYLFSEGNGSMKNLLGGKGANLAEMTVLGMPVPQGFTITTEACTQYYNDGRQINEEIQAQISDYLAKMEEICGKKFGDVKNPLLVSVRSGARASMPGMMDTILNLGLNDTVVEGLAALTSNPRFAYDSYRRFIQMFSDVVMEIPKSNFERVIDAKKEERGVKQDTELNTDDMKDLVVRFKALYRERKGTDFPTEPRVQLMEAVKAVFRSWDNPRANVYRRINEIPYDWGTAVNVQSMVFGNMGDTSGTGVAFTRNPATGEKKLFGEYLINAQGEDVVAGIRTPEPIDHLKDTLPEVYTQFAETAQRLEDHYSDMQDMEFTIENGKLYMLQTRNGKRTAAAALKIAVDLVDEGKISTEEAVLRVEPKQLDSLLHPQFDPAELKKAQAIGKGLAASPGAACGRVVFSAEDAKAWSDKGEKVVLVRLETSPEDIEGMAVAQGILTVRGGMTSHAAVVARGMGTCCVSGCGDIAMHEDEKYFTLGGQTIREGDYISIDGTTGSIYGSALPTVEASISGDFDKYMSWADEVRRLQVYTNADTPHDAAQGKAFGAQGIGLCRTEHMFFEGDRIKAMREMIVAKTTEARRKALAKLLPYQQGDFEGIYNVMEELPVVIRFIDPPLHEFLPTKAEDIKEISEELGLTVEELKEVIVSLHEFNPMMGHRGCRLTVSYPEIAEMQTTAVITAAINISRKKNINIVPEIMIPLVGEVKELKFVKDVVTSTADKIIAESGMDMKYEVGTMIEIPRAALTADEIAGEADFFSFGTNDLTQMTFGFSRDDAGKFLDYYYENKIYESDPFAHIDQKGVGKLVEMATEKGRAANPHLHVGICGEHGGDPTSVEFCHRTGLNYVSCSPFRVPIARLAAAQAAIKEKRASAK; this is encoded by the coding sequence ATGAGTCATAAGTATGTGTACCTGTTTTCGGAAGGAAACGGCAGTATGAAAAACCTGCTGGGCGGCAAAGGAGCCAACCTGGCGGAAATGACGGTGCTTGGAATGCCCGTACCGCAGGGCTTCACGATTACAACGGAAGCCTGCACCCAGTATTATAATGACGGAAGACAGATCAATGAGGAAATTCAGGCACAGATTTCTGATTACTTGGCCAAGATGGAAGAAATCTGCGGCAAAAAATTCGGCGATGTCAAAAATCCGCTGTTGGTTTCCGTGCGTTCCGGTGCGCGTGCTTCCATGCCTGGCATGATGGATACCATTCTTAATCTGGGCCTCAACGACACCGTGGTGGAAGGCCTGGCTGCATTGACCAGCAATCCCCGCTTTGCTTACGACTCCTACCGCCGTTTTATCCAAATGTTTTCCGACGTTGTCATGGAGATCCCCAAAAGCAACTTTGAGCGCGTGATCGACGCTAAGAAGGAAGAGCGTGGTGTGAAGCAGGACACCGAGCTCAATACTGACGACATGAAGGATCTGGTTGTCCGCTTTAAGGCGCTGTATCGCGAAAGAAAAGGAACCGATTTCCCCACCGAACCCCGTGTTCAGCTGATGGAAGCGGTAAAAGCTGTGTTCCGCTCCTGGGACAATCCCCGTGCGAACGTATACCGCCGCATCAATGAAATTCCGTATGACTGGGGTACCGCAGTCAACGTGCAGTCCATGGTGTTCGGCAATATGGGAGACACCTCTGGCACCGGCGTTGCATTTACCCGCAACCCTGCTACCGGTGAAAAGAAGCTGTTCGGTGAGTACCTGATCAATGCACAGGGCGAAGACGTTGTGGCAGGTATTCGCACTCCCGAGCCGATCGACCACCTGAAAGACACCCTGCCCGAGGTGTACACCCAGTTTGCAGAGACCGCTCAGCGCCTGGAAGATCATTACAGCGATATGCAGGATATGGAGTTCACCATTGAAAACGGCAAGCTGTACATGCTGCAGACCAGAAACGGCAAGCGCACCGCGGCCGCTGCTCTGAAAATTGCCGTAGACCTGGTGGATGAGGGTAAGATCAGCACCGAAGAAGCGGTTCTGCGCGTAGAGCCCAAGCAGCTCGATTCTCTGCTGCATCCCCAGTTCGACCCGGCCGAGCTGAAGAAGGCGCAGGCCATTGGCAAGGGTCTGGCGGCTTCCCCCGGAGCGGCCTGCGGCCGTGTGGTATTCAGCGCGGAAGACGCCAAGGCATGGAGCGACAAGGGCGAGAAGGTTGTTCTCGTTCGCCTGGAAACCTCCCCGGAGGACATTGAGGGCATGGCCGTTGCACAGGGCATTTTGACCGTTCGCGGCGGCATGACCTCTCACGCGGCGGTTGTTGCGCGCGGCATGGGAACCTGCTGCGTATCCGGCTGCGGCGACATTGCAATGCATGAGGATGAGAAATACTTCACCCTGGGCGGTCAGACCATCCGCGAGGGCGACTATATCTCCATCGACGGAACCACCGGCAGCATTTATGGTAGTGCTTTGCCTACCGTGGAAGCTTCTATTTCCGGTGATTTTGACAAATATATGAGCTGGGCGGATGAAGTGCGCCGCCTGCAGGTTTACACCAATGCCGATACGCCCCACGACGCGGCTCAGGGCAAGGCGTTCGGCGCGCAGGGCATCGGCCTGTGCCGCACCGAGCACATGTTTTTTGAGGGTGACCGCATCAAGGCAATGCGCGAAATGATTGTTGCCAAAACCACGGAGGCTCGCCGCAAGGCTCTGGCCAAGCTTCTGCCGTATCAGCAGGGCGACTTCGAGGGCATTTACAATGTCATGGAAGAACTGCCGGTCGTCATTCGCTTTATTGACCCGCCTTTGCATGAGTTCCTGCCCACGAAGGCAGAAGACATCAAAGAGATTTCCGAAGAGCTCGGCCTGACGGTCGAAGAGCTCAAGGAAGTCATCGTGAGCCTGCACGAGTTTAACCCGATGATGGGCCACCGCGGATGCCGCCTGACGGTTTCTTATCCGGAAATCGCGGAGATGCAGACCACCGCTGTGATCACTGCGGCGATCAATATTTCCCGCAAGAAGAACATCAACATCGTTCCCGAAATCATGATCCCGCTGGTCGGCGAGGTCAAGGAGCTCAAGTTCGTGAAGGACGTCGTTACCTCCACTGCGGATAAGATCATCGCCGAGTCCGGTATGGATATGAAGTACGAAGTCGGCACCATGATCGAGATTCCCCGCGCTGCTTTGACTGCGGATGAGATTGCCGGTGAAGCGGACTTCTTCAGCTTCGGCACCAACGATCTGACCCAGATGACCTTCGGCTTCAGCCGTGACGATGCCGGTAAGTTCCTCGACTATTACTACGAGAACAAAATTTACGAGTCCGATCCTTTTGCTCATATCGACCAGAAGGGTGTTGGCAAGCTGGTTGAAATGGCTACCGAGAAGGGCCGCGCGGCAAACCCGCACCTGCATGTCGGAATTTGCGGCGAGCATGGCGGCGATCCCACCTCTGTGGAATTCTGCCACCGTACCGGGCTCAATTATGTTTCCTGCTCGCCCTTCCGTGTGCCGATCGCTCGTTTGGCTGCGGCTCAGGCGGCAATCAAAGAGAAAAGAGCATCCGCAAAATAA
- a CDS encoding ribose-phosphate diphosphokinase: protein MNFHGKDIKIFAANASSQVARQIADCLSLPMGKSEVSTFSDGEIAMSLFESVRGSDCFIVQSTCAPVNNNIMELLIMIDAMKRASAARITAVIPYFGYARQDRKAKARDPISAKLVADLITTAGADRILTMDLHAPQIQGFFNIPVDHLLGAPILSSFLKDRVGDNSDDYVVVSPDLGSVTRARNFAARIGSPLAIIDKRRQKANVSEVMNIIGDVRGKKVILVDDMIDTAGTLCNAATALVEVGGAIEVTACATHGVLSGPAVERIKNSCISELILLDTVPVPEEKRLPGFTILPVAPLFAEAIERIYEDKPVSPMFV from the coding sequence ATGAATTTTCATGGTAAGGATATCAAGATTTTCGCGGCGAACGCGAGCTCGCAAGTCGCCCGGCAAATTGCAGATTGCCTTAGCCTGCCCATGGGGAAATCAGAGGTTTCTACCTTTAGCGACGGGGAAATTGCCATGTCGTTGTTTGAATCTGTTCGCGGCTCGGACTGTTTTATTGTGCAGTCGACCTGCGCGCCGGTAAACAACAACATCATGGAACTGCTCATCATGATCGACGCAATGAAGCGCGCTTCGGCCGCTCGTATCACCGCAGTTATTCCGTATTTCGGCTATGCCCGTCAGGATCGCAAGGCCAAGGCCCGCGACCCGATTTCCGCAAAGCTGGTGGCTGACCTGATCACTACCGCCGGAGCCGACCGAATTCTTACTATGGATCTGCACGCGCCCCAGATTCAGGGCTTTTTCAACATTCCAGTGGATCACCTGCTGGGCGCTCCGATTCTCTCTTCCTTCCTGAAAGACAGGGTGGGTGACAACAGCGATGATTATGTCGTGGTTTCCCCCGACCTCGGCTCCGTTACCCGCGCCCGCAATTTTGCCGCCCGGATCGGCAGCCCGCTGGCGATTATTGACAAACGCCGCCAGAAGGCCAATGTGTCTGAAGTAATGAACATCATCGGTGATGTTCGCGGCAAAAAAGTAATTTTGGTGGACGACATGATCGATACCGCCGGCACTCTGTGCAACGCCGCCACCGCTTTGGTGGAAGTGGGCGGCGCGATTGAAGTGACCGCCTGCGCAACACACGGCGTGCTTTCCGGCCCCGCGGTGGAGCGCATTAAAAACAGCTGCATTTCTGAGCTGATTCTGCTGGACACCGTTCCGGTGCCGGAAGAAAAGCGTTTGCCGGGCTTTACGATTCTGCCGGTGGCTCCCTTGTTTGCGGAGGCCATTGAGCGCATTTACGAAGACAAGCCGGTTTCTCCCATGTTTGTGTGA
- a CDS encoding sugar phosphate nucleotidyltransferase, producing MENCAIILAAGEGKRMKSQGPKVLCQVLFKPMLEWVIDAVEGAGVSNICVVTGHLHSEVESFLDQLAEKKCRPAPFEHVFQAEQKGTAHAVMMAEQFLHSHSGANVLILSGDAPFLDPETIGSALAEHQERQQAVTVISAEPADPFGYGRIVRDSETGALRAIVEEKEANVPTKQIREINSGAYWFRVDSLLSVLNDIQNNNSTGEYYLPDAIRLLLSRDQKAGAFLTGDSNVVLGANDRRQLAELNSIAKQSILLRLMADGVDIPCPDGILIGPDVTVGPDTRILPGSILTGHTRVGAGCIVGPNALLENTTAGDGCVLQNVQCHSVSLNDGQTPEPFTTLRAPSAY from the coding sequence ATGGAAAACTGTGCCATTATCCTTGCGGCGGGTGAGGGAAAGCGAATGAAGTCCCAGGGGCCCAAGGTATTGTGTCAGGTTTTGTTCAAACCCATGCTCGAATGGGTGATCGACGCCGTAGAGGGCGCCGGAGTTTCCAATATATGCGTAGTCACCGGGCATCTGCACAGCGAAGTGGAATCCTTTTTGGATCAACTGGCCGAAAAGAAGTGTCGGCCCGCTCCCTTTGAGCATGTGTTTCAGGCTGAACAAAAGGGTACCGCGCACGCCGTAATGATGGCGGAGCAGTTCCTGCACAGCCACAGCGGTGCAAACGTACTGATTTTGAGCGGCGACGCGCCGTTTCTTGACCCCGAAACGATTGGTTCTGCGCTGGCGGAGCATCAGGAGCGGCAGCAGGCCGTTACGGTAATTTCCGCAGAACCGGCCGACCCATTCGGGTACGGGCGCATCGTGCGAGACAGCGAAACCGGTGCTTTACGTGCCATTGTAGAAGAAAAAGAAGCCAACGTGCCGACAAAGCAGATTCGAGAAATCAACTCCGGGGCTTACTGGTTCCGGGTAGACAGTCTGCTTTCGGTGCTTAACGATATTCAAAATAATAACAGCACAGGGGAATATTACCTGCCCGATGCAATCCGGCTGCTCCTTTCGCGTGACCAAAAAGCCGGCGCGTTTTTAACCGGCGACAGCAATGTCGTTTTGGGTGCCAACGACCGGAGGCAGCTTGCTGAACTGAACTCGATCGCCAAACAGAGCATTTTACTCCGTTTGATGGCAGATGGAGTCGATATTCCCTGCCCGGACGGCATTCTCATCGGTCCTGACGTAACCGTGGGGCCCGATACCCGAATTCTGCCCGGAAGCATTTTAACCGGCCACACCCGTGTGGGCGCGGGCTGCATCGTGGGCCCCAATGCCCTGCTGGAAAACACTACCGCCGGGGATGGCTGCGTGCTGCAGAACGTGCAGTGCCACAGTGTTTCACTGAATGACGGACAAACGCCCGAACCCTTCACCACTCTACGCGCTCCGAGCGCGTACTGA
- a CDS encoding glycoside hydrolase family protein: MTNMRHRLAALFVAFCTFIAILAGCAPSGNIEEITAVSNAEEAPQTVVQPTDKNTEKHSAAKPSISTGFNFGKFSASFLTLQRMYDLAAVPTYDGYNQATHPKILYFPKKWNGYEYWMSVTPYPFGNDDFENPCILVSNDAKSWVTPAGLKNPITGVPSDVKNGAHYSDSHLVKNGEVMEMWYRYNKGNPKTKHPDSSMDYYYRTVSSNGRDWSVPQLMQKSKTGILSLAVNHENNQYQFWYTTSKKQLMHAVSTDGSAWTDLQQCTVELPGGYLPWHQDVIHYKGNYYLLQTGILPKEYSFALFLSKSADGIHFTKGVPFYPSDNPVILHKTWLYRSTVYADGDTLHMMISYRLPQKKWYMASTAVSVQQWNDACNLQKALILPDPVTAKESAEKKTQAKSPQKMVPNVAAKTAVEKNFA, from the coding sequence ATGACGAATATGCGTCACCGTTTGGCGGCACTATTTGTCGCTTTTTGTACTTTTATAGCCATACTGGCTGGCTGCGCTCCCAGTGGGAATATAGAGGAAATAACCGCGGTATCCAATGCCGAAGAAGCGCCGCAGACCGTGGTTCAGCCGACAGATAAAAATACGGAGAAGCACTCTGCTGCAAAACCTTCAATCAGCACAGGGTTCAATTTTGGAAAATTTAGTGCTTCCTTTTTGACACTGCAGAGAATGTATGATCTTGCCGCTGTACCCACATATGACGGGTATAATCAGGCGACGCACCCAAAAATTCTGTATTTCCCTAAGAAGTGGAACGGATATGAATACTGGATGTCTGTTACACCGTACCCTTTTGGAAACGACGATTTCGAAAACCCCTGCATCCTTGTTTCCAATGACGCAAAATCATGGGTAACACCGGCCGGGCTGAAAAACCCGATTACGGGAGTTCCTTCCGATGTGAAGAACGGTGCGCACTATTCCGATTCTCACCTTGTGAAAAACGGCGAAGTGATGGAAATGTGGTACCGTTATAACAAGGGAAACCCGAAAACAAAGCACCCTGATTCCAGTATGGATTACTATTACCGTACTGTCAGCAGTAATGGGCGGGACTGGTCGGTGCCGCAGCTGATGCAAAAATCCAAAACGGGCATTCTTAGCCTTGCGGTCAACCACGAAAACAATCAATATCAGTTTTGGTATACCACCTCGAAAAAGCAGCTGATGCACGCCGTGAGTACCGACGGAAGCGCATGGACGGATCTGCAGCAGTGTACAGTAGAGCTACCGGGTGGCTATCTGCCGTGGCATCAGGATGTCATCCATTACAAGGGAAATTATTATCTGCTCCAGACCGGCATTTTACCAAAGGAGTATTCCTTTGCGCTGTTTTTGTCCAAATCGGCCGATGGAATCCATTTTACAAAGGGCGTTCCGTTTTATCCAAGTGACAATCCGGTGATCCTGCATAAAACATGGCTGTACCGCAGCACGGTTTATGCAGACGGCGACACTTTGCACATGATGATTTCATATCGTCTGCCGCAGAAAAAATGGTATATGGCCTCGACCGCTGTTTCCGTTCAGCAGTGGAACGACGCGTGTAATTTGCAAAAGGCTCTAATTCTGCCGGACCCCGTAACAGCAAAAGAATCTGCGGAGAAAAAGACGCAAGCGAAAAGCCCACAGAAGATGGTTCCTAATGTGGCAGCAAAAACTGCGGTTGAGAAAAACTTTGCCTGA
- a CDS encoding chemotaxis protein CheX has protein sequence MNDTLHLSFFEATREVFELMLDLQKISETTAAPSEDACGNLAISIGVTGDLTGDILYTFPKETMLEMVRIMTGGMEVSEVDDFVTSAIGEISNIISGKALIALSEKNVTCDILPPKVIENEEGICAYPVDSNTKINTEIGSVGLEVRLQSK, from the coding sequence ATGAATGACACGCTGCACCTCTCCTTTTTTGAAGCGACCCGCGAGGTGTTCGAGCTGATGCTCGATCTGCAGAAGATTTCTGAAACCACTGCAGCCCCGAGTGAAGACGCCTGCGGTAATCTGGCGATTTCCATCGGCGTGACCGGCGACCTCACAGGAGATATTCTGTATACGTTCCCGAAAGAGACCATGCTCGAAATGGTACGAATCATGACTGGTGGGATGGAAGTGAGCGAGGTGGATGATTTTGTCACCTCCGCAATCGGCGAAATTTCCAATATTATTAGTGGTAAGGCGCTGATCGCCTTGTCTGAAAAAAATGTCACCTGCGACATTCTTCCGCCGAAGGTCATTGAAAACGAAGAAGGAATATGCGCGTATCCGGTGGACTCCAACACGAAGATCAACACCGAGATTGGCAGCGTAGGCCTTGAGGTTCGTTTGCA
- the mfd gene encoding transcription-repair coupling factor encodes MKFLTTAISALKEFSALDQAVKSKALPAAVTGLSGIHKANMIYSLCALNGRRAFVAASEEAEAQRLHDDLAAMGMHPALYPLRDFNFRDTQGSSHEYEHQRLHALSRYLTGGCDCVIFCMDAALQYTLPPGELQRRTVTLRTAQQITPEAVLNILVSCGYERADQIEGTGQFALRGGILDFFTPDAENPVRVEFWGDEIDTLSFFDRETQRRTNTIDEITIAPSVEALIEHPNMLAEKIRRHAATLRGKTAAAAREILEAEADKLTSGALPGCADKYIPFLYDKPATVFDYADENTLLFVSEPVKNKEKVRTALWQWGEDLKDYLSHGVLCRGLDTYSADWQYALEQCNTLGAIYLDAFARGSYETPVHSLENMNVRQNSVWSGSMQLLTEDVQAMLHNRWCCVVLAGSERAAQTIAADLQREGVNAVYLPKPEQLSPGQVIVTEGGLSAGMEYPGAAFGLITHGRLLAQRKIRQSKRSKNSQEIYSLSDLNPGDYVVHSAHGIGVFEGIHKISMQGIVKDYLKLRYAKNDTLYVPVTQLDLVSKYIGPREDAQVRLHRLGGSDWQKTKARVRSAVKDMAKELIKLYAQRMNAKGHAFAEDTEWQHDFESHFEFEETDDQLRCIEEIKADMERESPMDRLLCGDVGFGKTEVALRAAFKCVSDSKQCAMLVPTTILAWQHYQTIIKRMEGFPVRVELLSRFRTPKQQEDILNRLKRGEVDFVVGTHRLVSKDVRFRDLGLVVIDEEQRFGVAQKEKLKDLCKNVDVLTLSATPIPRTLNMALSGIRDMSVIEEAPHDRHPVQTYVLEHDNGILADAIHRELRRGGQVYYLHNDIGTIDRVSATLQALVPEARIGIGHGKMNENELSEIWRRLVDQEIDVLVCTTIIETGVDVPNANTLIIDNADRMGLSQLHQLRGRVGRSSRRAYAYLTFTRNKVLSEIAQKRLSAIREFTEFGSGFKIAMRDLEIRGAGNILGGEQHGHMEAVGYDLYLKLLGEAVSQEKGEAPPPGECLVDLQIEAHIPEEYIENLNQRLEIYRRIADIRGDDDASDVLDELIDRFGEPPASVRGLIDVALLRNTAASLGVYEIKQQGEMLLLYVDQVDMKRISGMISSLRSRVMLSAGSKPYISVRETKGAPPLETLREALHAMQNTKD; translated from the coding sequence ATGAAATTTCTCACTACCGCCATCAGTGCGCTGAAGGAATTCTCCGCGCTGGATCAGGCTGTAAAATCCAAGGCACTCCCGGCGGCCGTTACAGGGCTTTCGGGAATCCATAAAGCCAATATGATCTATTCGCTCTGCGCCCTGAACGGACGCAGAGCTTTTGTCGCGGCCTCCGAAGAAGCGGAAGCACAGCGCCTGCATGACGACCTAGCCGCCATGGGTATGCACCCCGCGCTGTACCCTCTGCGTGATTTTAACTTTCGTGATACGCAGGGCAGTTCACACGAATACGAGCATCAACGCCTGCATGCGCTCTCGCGCTACCTGACCGGAGGCTGCGACTGCGTGATATTCTGCATGGACGCCGCCCTCCAGTACACGCTTCCGCCCGGGGAGCTGCAGCGCCGCACCGTTACGCTGCGCACCGCCCAGCAGATCACGCCGGAGGCGGTTCTGAACATACTGGTGTCGTGCGGGTACGAGCGCGCCGACCAGATCGAAGGCACAGGGCAGTTCGCACTGCGCGGCGGTATTCTCGACTTTTTCACGCCCGACGCGGAAAACCCTGTGCGCGTGGAGTTCTGGGGTGACGAGATCGACACGCTGTCGTTTTTTGATCGCGAAACCCAGCGCCGCACCAACACTATTGATGAAATTACGATCGCACCGTCGGTGGAGGCACTCATCGAGCACCCGAACATGCTCGCAGAAAAAATCCGCCGCCACGCTGCCACCCTGCGCGGAAAAACCGCAGCCGCCGCCCGCGAGATTCTGGAAGCCGAGGCCGACAAGCTAACTTCCGGAGCTTTACCAGGCTGTGCGGATAAGTATATTCCCTTTCTCTATGACAAACCCGCCACCGTATTTGATTACGCGGACGAAAACACCTTGCTGTTCGTTTCGGAGCCGGTCAAAAACAAGGAGAAGGTTCGCACCGCTCTGTGGCAGTGGGGTGAGGATTTAAAGGATTACCTTTCCCACGGCGTTTTGTGCCGCGGGCTCGATACGTACAGTGCCGACTGGCAGTATGCGCTGGAGCAGTGTAATACTCTTGGAGCGATTTACCTGGATGCCTTTGCCCGCGGCAGCTATGAAACCCCGGTACACTCGCTGGAAAACATGAACGTGCGCCAGAATTCGGTATGGAGCGGCAGTATGCAGCTTTTGACCGAGGACGTGCAGGCGATGCTGCACAACCGCTGGTGCTGCGTGGTTTTGGCCGGCAGCGAGCGCGCGGCGCAGACCATTGCCGCAGACCTGCAGCGCGAAGGTGTAAACGCGGTGTATCTCCCCAAGCCGGAGCAGCTCTCACCCGGGCAGGTCATCGTAACGGAAGGCGGCCTCTCCGCCGGCATGGAATACCCCGGTGCAGCCTTTGGACTGATTACCCACGGGCGCCTGCTGGCACAGCGCAAAATCCGCCAGAGCAAGCGTTCCAAAAACAGCCAGGAGATTTACAGCCTGTCCGACCTGAACCCCGGCGACTACGTGGTGCATTCCGCGCACGGTATCGGCGTGTTCGAGGGCATCCACAAAATCAGCATGCAAGGCATCGTTAAGGATTACCTGAAGCTGCGGTATGCCAAGAACGATACGCTGTATGTGCCGGTAACGCAGCTCGACCTGGTTTCCAAATACATCGGCCCACGGGAGGACGCGCAGGTACGCCTGCACCGCCTGGGCGGCTCCGACTGGCAAAAGACGAAGGCGCGTGTCCGCTCTGCCGTTAAGGACATGGCTAAGGAGCTAATTAAGCTGTATGCCCAGCGCATGAACGCCAAGGGCCATGCTTTTGCCGAGGACACGGAATGGCAGCACGATTTTGAATCCCACTTTGAATTTGAAGAAACAGACGATCAGCTGCGCTGCATCGAAGAAATCAAAGCCGACATGGAACGGGAATCCCCCATGGACCGCCTCTTATGCGGCGACGTGGGCTTCGGCAAAACCGAGGTGGCCCTGCGCGCCGCGTTCAAATGCGTCAGCGATTCCAAGCAGTGCGCCATGCTGGTGCCAACCACAATTTTGGCCTGGCAGCATTATCAGACAATCATCAAGCGGATGGAAGGCTTCCCTGTGCGGGTGGAGCTTCTGTCGCGTTTCCGCACGCCCAAACAGCAGGAGGATATTTTAAACCGCCTGAAACGCGGCGAAGTGGATTTTGTTGTTGGCACACACCGCCTGGTTTCGAAAGACGTGCGTTTTCGCGATTTGGGACTGGTCGTCATTGACGAGGAGCAGCGCTTTGGCGTGGCACAGAAGGAGAAGCTCAAGGACCTTTGCAAAAACGTGGATGTGCTGACGCTTTCCGCTACCCCAATTCCCCGCACGTTGAACATGGCACTTTCAGGCATCCGCGATATGTCTGTCATTGAGGAGGCTCCGCACGACCGCCACCCGGTACAGACGTATGTACTCGAGCACGACAACGGCATTCTGGCCGACGCCATTCACCGTGAGCTGCGGCGCGGCGGGCAGGTGTATTACCTGCACAACGACATCGGCACCATCGACCGCGTCAGCGCTACGCTGCAGGCCTTGGTACCCGAAGCGCGCATCGGCATCGGCCACGGTAAGATGAATGAAAACGAACTGTCCGAAATCTGGCGGCGGCTGGTCGATCAGGAAATTGACGTGCTGGTTTGCACTACCATTATTGAAACCGGCGTAGATGTCCCGAACGCGAACACGCTGATCATTGACAACGCCGACCGCATGGGCCTTTCCCAGCTGCATCAGCTGCGCGGGCGCGTGGGGCGTTCGTCGCGCCGCGCTTACGCCTATCTCACCTTTACCCGCAACAAGGTGCTTTCCGAAATCGCGCAGAAGCGCCTTTCGGCCATCCGCGAGTTCACCGAGTTCGGCTCCGGCTTTAAAATCGCGATGCGCGACCTCGAAATCCGCGGCGCGGGCAACATCCTTGGCGGTGAACAACACGGCCACATGGAAGCTGTCGGCTACGACCTGTATTTAAAGCTTCTTGGAGAAGCCGTCAGTCAGGAAAAAGGCGAAGCGCCGCCGCCGGGAGAATGTTTGGTAGATTTGCAGATCGAGGCGCATATTCCGGAGGAATATATCGAAAACTTAAACCAAAGGCTGGAAATCTACCGCCGTATCGCGGACATTCGCGGCGACGACGACGCAAGCGACGTACTCGACGAGCTGATCGACCGTTTCGGCGAGCCGCCGGCCTCCGTACGCGGCCTGATCGACGTAGCTCTGCTGCGTAACACAGCTGCCTCTTTGGGTGTGTACGAGATTAAGCAGCAGGGTGAAATGCTTTTGCTGTATGTGGATCAGGTGGATATGAAGCGCATTTCCGGCATGATCAGCTCCCTGCGTTCGCGCGTGATGCTCAGCGCGGGCTCAAAACCGTACATCAGCGTACGCGAAACCAAGGGAGCACCTCCGCTCGAAACTCTGCGGGAGGCCCTGCACGCCATGCAGAACACGAAGGACTAA
- the pth gene encoding aminoacyl-tRNA hydrolase, translated as MLKSIFSRPSVAPGPVQAIIVGLGNPGRQYEQTRHNTGFMVLDRLAETLGVKIDRLKFKGLCAEALFGGKKVLLLKPSTFMNLSGQSVTEAMRFYKLPPEQVIVVLDDISLAPGRLRIRRKGSDGGQNGMKNIIYLSGSDSFPRVKMGIGAKPNPGWDLADWVLSTFSAQESKGVSEAIDHAIQALELMVQGKTDEAMNRFNS; from the coding sequence ATGCTAAAATCAATCTTTTCCCGGCCCTCGGTTGCTCCCGGACCGGTGCAGGCAATCATTGTCGGTCTGGGCAATCCCGGGCGGCAGTACGAACAAACCCGGCACAATACCGGCTTTATGGTGCTGGATCGCCTGGCCGAAACACTGGGAGTAAAAATCGACCGCCTCAAATTCAAGGGCCTATGCGCAGAAGCCCTGTTCGGTGGGAAAAAGGTGCTGCTTCTGAAGCCCTCCACCTTTATGAACCTGAGCGGGCAAAGCGTAACCGAGGCCATGCGCTTTTATAAACTCCCCCCCGAGCAGGTGATTGTCGTTCTTGACGATATTTCGCTCGCGCCGGGCCGTCTGCGTATTCGCCGTAAAGGCAGCGACGGCGGGCAGAACGGGATGAAGAATATCATCTACCTTTCGGGCAGCGACTCGTTCCCGCGCGTGAAAATGGGCATCGGTGCAAAGCCAAACCCCGGGTGGGATTTGGCAGACTGGGTGCTTTCCACCTTTTCCGCACAGGAGTCCAAAGGCGTTAGCGAGGCCATCGATCACGCCATACAGGCGCTTGAACTCATGGTACAGGGAAAAACCGACGAAGCAATGAACCGGTTTAATTCCTGA
- a CDS encoding bacteriohemerythrin: MLWKEKYLLGVPLIDEQHKELFRRVTDFVEIVRKPVSWEQKTEQVNQTLIFMRDYVVTHFRDEENLQRELGYPELPSHRKRHQEMVAYVLEVSRRYEENDDQEQLMQQFAGRLLAWLINHVASEDQKIADFAKRKEQEVHE, from the coding sequence ATGCTCTGGAAAGAAAAGTATCTGTTGGGGGTTCCGCTGATCGACGAGCAGCATAAAGAGCTGTTCCGCCGCGTGACGGATTTTGTTGAGATCGTAAGAAAGCCGGTTTCATGGGAGCAAAAGACCGAACAGGTCAATCAGACTTTGATATTTATGAGGGATTATGTTGTCACGCATTTTCGGGATGAGGAAAATCTTCAGCGGGAGCTGGGATATCCCGAATTGCCGTCACACAGAAAGAGGCATCAGGAGATGGTGGCCTATGTGCTGGAGGTTTCGCGCCGATACGAGGAAAACGACGACCAGGAGCAGCTGATGCAGCAGTTCGCAGGGCGCCTGTTGGCATGGCTGATTAACCACGTGGCCTCTGAGGATCAGAAGATTGCGGATTTTGCAAAGAGAAAGGAGCAGGAAGTCCATGAATGA